In Qipengyuania psychrotolerans, one DNA window encodes the following:
- a CDS encoding amidohydrolase family protein: protein MKRALTLAASALALISAPATAQDFVIVNATLATGDGSEPIEDGVVIVDDGAVTFAGPRSGASSFEADEVVDVGGAWVTPGLFATVTSLGLWDVGAVSESNDTRASGSPFSAALDVSPIVNPASQHILIHRAAGITRAATVGSASGSIFAGQGAIIDLGSDPTAVTRSRAFQMVELGEGGARLSGGSRASAQALFRNALLEATEFERGGTLRSPGGGRGTTMQGDDIGIDSRMARTSNDRASDVLLTRFDAAALVPVVRGEQPLYIAVERAADIRSVLALKNEFPRLDMVLVGVSEGWLVASEIAAAGVPVIADGLDDLPQGFDQLASTQSNVGRMVKAGVKVAINAAAMENPRNLNQYAGNLVALTRIPGADGLSWGQAFAAISSVPAQISGMQGRAGILSPGAKADVVIWDGDPLEVGSVPTRVFIDGVDQPLDNHQSRLRERYRDLDESALPEAYDW from the coding sequence ATGAAGCGCGCCCTGACCCTCGCCGCCAGCGCATTGGCGCTGATTTCCGCTCCTGCAACAGCGCAGGATTTCGTGATCGTCAACGCGACGCTCGCCACCGGCGACGGTAGCGAGCCGATCGAAGACGGCGTTGTCATCGTTGACGATGGTGCAGTGACATTCGCCGGACCCCGCTCTGGTGCGTCGTCTTTCGAGGCGGACGAAGTCGTCGACGTGGGCGGTGCATGGGTAACGCCGGGCCTCTTCGCGACCGTTACATCGTTGGGCCTTTGGGATGTCGGAGCGGTGAGCGAATCCAATGACACGCGCGCCAGCGGATCGCCTTTCAGCGCCGCGCTCGACGTTTCGCCGATCGTCAATCCGGCCTCTCAGCATATCCTGATCCACCGCGCCGCGGGCATCACCCGCGCTGCCACGGTCGGATCGGCGTCCGGATCAATCTTTGCCGGACAGGGAGCGATCATCGACCTGGGATCCGATCCCACGGCCGTTACCCGTTCCCGCGCGTTCCAGATGGTGGAACTTGGCGAAGGTGGTGCACGGCTTTCCGGAGGGAGCCGCGCATCGGCGCAGGCATTGTTCCGCAATGCCTTGCTCGAAGCCACCGAATTCGAGCGGGGCGGCACGCTCCGCAGCCCGGGAGGCGGGCGCGGGACGACCATGCAGGGCGATGACATCGGCATCGACAGCCGGATGGCACGCACCAGCAATGATCGTGCATCCGATGTCCTGCTGACCCGCTTCGATGCAGCAGCTCTCGTGCCCGTAGTGCGCGGCGAACAGCCGCTCTACATCGCAGTGGAACGTGCAGCGGACATCCGCAGCGTGCTGGCGCTCAAGAATGAATTCCCGAGGCTCGACATGGTTCTGGTCGGCGTCAGCGAGGGCTGGCTTGTCGCATCTGAGATCGCCGCGGCGGGCGTGCCCGTAATCGCCGATGGACTGGATGACCTGCCGCAAGGCTTCGACCAGCTGGCCAGCACGCAGTCGAACGTCGGCCGCATGGTCAAGGCCGGCGTCAAGGTCGCGATCAATGCTGCCGCGATGGAGAACCCGCGCAATCTCAATCAATACGCCGGCAACCTTGTCGCACTCACACGCATTCCAGGTGCGGATGGGCTCAGCTGGGGGCAGGCATTTGCGGCCATCAGTTCGGTCCCGGCCCAAATCAGCGGGATGCAGGGCCGCGCCGGTATCCTTTCACCCGGGGCAAAGGCTGATGTCGTGATCTGGGACGGCGATCCGCTGGAAGTGGGGTCGGTCCCGACCAGGGTCTTCATCGACGGGGTGGATCAGCCGCTCGACAATCACCAGAGCCGCCTGCGCGAACGCTACCGCGATCTCGACGAAAGCGCCCTGCCCGAGGCGTACGACTGGTGA
- a CDS encoding FKBP-type peptidyl-prolyl cis-trans isomerase has protein sequence MPAEMRGALIALAAAFAAVGTYTAVAQDSPPDYSQDIAWMNAQQAYIASLSPEDGWRYMDGGLHWRYLEYAGSDEKPTLADRVKVHYAGTFIDGETFDSSYERGEPVTFPLGRLVKAWQMAIPEMGVGDTIEIVAPADLAYGPLGKGPIPGGATLVFKVELLGIEKQ, from the coding sequence ATGCCTGCGGAAATGCGCGGCGCATTGATTGCGCTTGCCGCAGCATTCGCTGCGGTGGGGACCTACACTGCCGTCGCGCAGGATAGCCCGCCCGACTATTCACAGGACATCGCCTGGATGAATGCGCAGCAGGCGTACATTGCCTCGCTGTCGCCCGAGGACGGGTGGCGGTACATGGATGGCGGGCTGCACTGGCGCTATCTCGAATACGCCGGCAGCGATGAAAAGCCTACGCTCGCCGACCGGGTGAAGGTGCACTATGCCGGCACGTTCATCGACGGCGAGACTTTCGATTCCAGTTACGAACGCGGCGAACCGGTGACGTTCCCGCTCGGCCGGTTGGTGAAAGCATGGCAGATGGCGATCCCCGAGATGGGCGTTGGCGATACGATCGAAATCGTCGCCCCTGCCGATCTGGCCTACGGCCCGCTGGGCAAAGGTCCGATCCCGGGCGGCGCGACGCTGGTCTTCAAGGTCGAGCTTCTCGGAATCGAAAAGCAGTAG
- a CDS encoding NnrU family protein: protein METGLVSLIAASTAFVGTHFALSHPLRGPLVRMLGEGRFMAFYSVVAAACMVWMYFAFGAAQAGGLPGSGELGWIIASLITLPALVLFLGSFKSNPALPSPGAKEFAAHEPAGVFTVTRHPMMWSFALWAVSHIILWWSWRTNVVALAVLILALVGARMQDRKKETLMGGAWQGWEARTSFWPRWSRLPGAGAFLWLAALGAWLLITWSHIHAGGVPAGIWRWIG from the coding sequence ATGGAAACCGGCCTCGTTTCGCTGATCGCAGCCTCAACGGCATTCGTGGGAACGCACTTCGCCTTGTCCCACCCCTTGCGCGGTCCGCTTGTCCGGATGCTGGGCGAAGGCCGGTTCATGGCGTTCTACAGCGTGGTCGCCGCCGCCTGCATGGTATGGATGTATTTCGCTTTCGGTGCGGCGCAGGCTGGCGGGCTCCCGGGAAGCGGCGAGCTGGGCTGGATCATCGCATCGCTGATCACGCTGCCTGCGCTCGTCCTGTTTCTCGGCTCCTTCAAGAGCAATCCGGCGCTGCCTTCGCCGGGCGCCAAGGAGTTCGCAGCCCATGAGCCGGCCGGCGTATTCACCGTAACCCGTCATCCGATGATGTGGAGCTTTGCGCTTTGGGCTGTGAGCCACATCATCTTGTGGTGGAGTTGGCGGACGAATGTCGTGGCGCTCGCGGTGCTGATCCTCGCACTCGTCGGTGCACGGATGCAGGACCGCAAGAAAGAGACACTGATGGGCGGCGCCTGGCAGGGCTGGGAAGCGCGAACGAGCTTCTGGCCGCGTTGGAGCAGGCTGCCCGGTGCCGGGGCCTTCTTGTGGCTCGCCGCCCTGGGCGCATGGCTGCTGATAACGTGGAGCCACATTCATGCGGGCGGAGTTCCGGCCGGTATCTGGCGGTGGATCGGCTGA
- a CDS encoding crotonase/enoyl-CoA hydratase family protein, with product MSLLQTDTSDHVTTLTLNRPDSMNPLGAAGDGDAFAAACDAINADMDIRCVILTGAGRAFSAGGDIKAMKEKTGNFGGTAPEIADGYRNNIHKILRALYAIRVPLIAAVNGPAIGLGCDLACLGDIRIASSKAKFGVTFLKLGIIPGDGGTWILPRIIGEARAAELFYTGDVIDAQTALDWGLVSRVVEPEALMEEARALAAKVAAMPPHALRQAKNLMRQGRSVSYDTALEMAANAQALMHLTGDHEEGVDALLEKRAPRFTGS from the coding sequence ATGAGCCTTCTCCAGACCGACACCTCCGACCACGTCACAACCCTCACGCTGAACCGGCCCGACAGCATGAACCCGCTGGGTGCAGCCGGTGACGGCGATGCATTCGCTGCGGCCTGCGATGCGATCAACGCGGATATGGATATTCGCTGCGTCATCCTGACCGGCGCGGGGCGCGCTTTCAGCGCCGGCGGCGATATTAAGGCGATGAAGGAGAAGACCGGCAATTTCGGCGGCACCGCTCCCGAGATCGCCGACGGATACCGCAACAACATCCACAAGATCCTGCGCGCGCTCTATGCAATCCGCGTGCCCTTGATCGCGGCGGTCAACGGACCTGCGATCGGGCTGGGCTGCGACCTTGCCTGCCTCGGCGATATTCGCATTGCGTCCAGCAAGGCCAAGTTCGGTGTGACCTTCCTCAAGCTGGGCATTATTCCGGGTGATGGCGGGACGTGGATCCTGCCGCGCATCATCGGCGAAGCCCGGGCGGCCGAGCTGTTCTACACAGGCGATGTCATCGACGCGCAGACCGCTCTCGATTGGGGACTGGTCAGCCGCGTTGTGGAGCCTGAGGCACTGATGGAAGAGGCACGCGCCCTCGCAGCAAAGGTCGCGGCCATGCCGCCTCATGCCTTACGTCAAGCCAAGAACCTGATGCGGCAGGGGCGATCCGTTTCCTATGACACGGCACTGGAAATGGCGGCCAATGCGCAGGCCTTGATGCATCTTACCGGCGACCATGAGGAGGGTGTCGACGCGCTGCTGGAAAAACGCGCGCCACGTTTCACGGGCAGCTAG
- a CDS encoding UrcA family protein → MTQHRNPLVSLVIGAVVLALANPASAQDSDIVVTGKGKAPAGAELVTRKVSVGDLDLATPEGEQEMEQRVDAAVKQICWSHPKPARWQVRQREACSKFAWDGARPQMNSLLERARGN, encoded by the coding sequence ATGACCCAACATCGTAACCCGTTAGTGTCCCTGGTGATCGGCGCAGTTGTTCTGGCTTTAGCGAATCCGGCAAGCGCGCAGGACAGCGACATCGTCGTTACGGGCAAGGGCAAGGCACCAGCTGGCGCGGAACTCGTCACGAGAAAGGTGAGCGTTGGAGATCTTGATCTCGCCACGCCAGAAGGTGAGCAGGAAATGGAGCAAAGGGTGGATGCTGCCGTGAAGCAAATCTGCTGGTCCCACCCCAAACCTGCGCGATGGCAGGTCAGGCAAAGGGAGGCCTGCAGCAAATTTGCCTGGGATGGTGCGCGGCCCCAGATGAACAGCCTGCTGGAACGGGCGCGCGGCAACTGA
- the dxs gene encoding 1-deoxy-D-xylulose-5-phosphate synthase: MTTRPDTPLLDTVNVPADLRKLEQSQLRQLSDELRAEMIDAVGTTGGHLGSGLGVVELTAAIHYVFNTPEDKLVWDVGHQCYPHKILTGRRERIRTLRQGGGLSGFTKRAESEYDPFGAAHSSTSISAALGFAMANKMQGRKGRGIAVIGDGAMSAGMAYEAMNNAEQAGNRLVVILNDNDMSIAPPVGGLSAYLARMVSSSEYLGLRSMASRLAKKLGRRVWGGLEKAEEYTRGMVTGGTLFEELGFYYVGPIDGHNLDHLIPVLENVRDSEQGPVLIHVVTQKGKGYAPAENSADKYHGVAKFDVVTGEQKKSSGGPPAYQNVFGETLAKLADSDPRICAITAAMPSGTGVDKFAKAHPDKAFDVGIAEQHGVTFAAGLAAEGMRPFAAIYSTFLQRAYDQVVHDVAIQNLPVRFAIDRAGLVGADGCTHAGSFDITYLATLPNMVVMAAADEAELAHMTYTAAEYDDGPIAFRYPRGSGTGVEIPEQLEKLEIGKGRIVREGSKVAILSLGARLEEAKKAADQLEAKGLSTTVADMRFAKPLDTDLIEKLMRSHEVVVTVEEGAIGGLGAHVLTFASDEGLTDGGLKVRTMRLPDVFQDHDDPMKQYDEAGLNAPQIVDKVLSALRHNSAGVEEARA; this comes from the coding sequence ATGACGACGCGCCCCGATACGCCGCTGCTGGACACGGTCAACGTTCCGGCTGACCTTCGCAAGCTTGAGCAATCGCAGCTCCGCCAGCTCTCTGACGAGCTTCGCGCGGAAATGATCGATGCCGTGGGCACAACGGGCGGCCACCTTGGCTCTGGCCTCGGTGTGGTCGAGCTGACAGCGGCCATCCATTACGTATTCAACACGCCTGAAGACAAGCTGGTGTGGGACGTCGGGCATCAATGCTATCCACACAAGATCCTCACTGGTCGGCGCGAGCGTATCCGCACGCTCCGCCAGGGCGGCGGCTTGTCAGGCTTCACCAAGCGTGCCGAAAGCGAATACGACCCGTTCGGCGCAGCGCATTCCTCGACTTCGATCAGCGCTGCACTCGGCTTTGCGATGGCCAACAAGATGCAGGGCCGCAAGGGCCGCGGCATCGCGGTGATCGGCGACGGCGCGATGAGCGCCGGGATGGCCTACGAGGCGATGAACAACGCCGAACAGGCTGGAAATCGCCTGGTCGTGATCCTGAACGACAACGACATGTCGATTGCGCCTCCGGTCGGCGGACTTTCCGCTTACCTGGCCCGCATGGTGTCGAGCAGCGAGTATCTGGGCCTGCGGTCGATGGCGTCCAGGCTGGCAAAGAAACTGGGCCGCCGCGTCTGGGGCGGATTGGAAAAGGCCGAGGAATATACCCGCGGCATGGTCACCGGCGGCACGCTGTTCGAAGAACTCGGCTTTTATTATGTCGGCCCGATCGACGGCCACAATCTCGACCACCTGATACCAGTGCTGGAAAACGTGCGTGACAGCGAACAGGGCCCTGTCCTGATCCATGTCGTCACGCAAAAGGGCAAAGGCTACGCGCCCGCCGAAAACAGCGCCGACAAGTACCACGGTGTGGCCAAGTTCGACGTCGTCACTGGCGAACAGAAGAAAAGCTCTGGCGGTCCGCCCGCCTATCAGAACGTCTTTGGCGAAACGCTGGCCAAGCTGGCGGACAGCGATCCGCGCATTTGCGCCATCACCGCCGCCATGCCGAGCGGCACGGGCGTCGACAAATTTGCCAAGGCGCACCCTGACAAGGCATTCGATGTCGGCATCGCCGAACAGCACGGGGTTACTTTCGCTGCCGGTCTGGCCGCAGAAGGCATGCGCCCGTTCGCAGCGATTTATTCGACTTTCCTGCAGCGCGCCTATGACCAGGTCGTTCACGATGTAGCGATCCAGAACCTGCCCGTACGCTTTGCCATCGACCGTGCCGGACTGGTGGGCGCGGATGGCTGCACCCATGCCGGCAGCTTCGACATCACCTATCTCGCGACCTTGCCGAATATGGTCGTGATGGCCGCCGCCGACGAGGCGGAGCTGGCCCATATGACGTACACGGCTGCCGAATATGACGATGGCCCGATCGCGTTCCGCTATCCGCGCGGAAGCGGCACCGGCGTAGAAATTCCGGAACAGCTGGAGAAGCTCGAAATCGGCAAGGGCCGCATTGTGCGCGAAGGCTCAAAGGTTGCGATCCTGTCATTGGGCGCACGCCTCGAAGAAGCGAAGAAGGCTGCCGATCAGCTGGAAGCCAAGGGCCTTTCGACCACGGTCGCCGATATGCGTTTTGCCAAGCCGCTCGACACCGATCTGATCGAAAAGCTGATGCGTAGCCACGAAGTGGTAGTGACGGTCGAAGAGGGCGCGATTGGCGGCCTCGGCGCTCATGTCCTCACCTTCGCGAGCGACGAGGGCCTTACTGATGGCGGCTTGAAGGTTCGCACCATGCGCCTTCCCGACGTCTTCCAGGACCATGACGATCCGATGAAGCAATATGACGAAGCTGGCCTCAATGCTCCGCAGATCGTCGACAAGGTTCTCAGCGCGCTACGTCACAACAGCGCCGGCGTTGAAGAGGCGCGGGCCTGA
- a CDS encoding Fur family transcriptional regulator, which yields MAQHAHAHKEHSGDDLVDAARSALTDSGEQWTGMRQSVFEELARHEKPASAYDIADNLSAARGKRVAPNSVYRILDLFVRTNLANRIESANAYLVNTHPGCRHDCIFLICDDCGKAIHVDDDRVTGALREAGKDAGFVDVRPVVELRGLCDDCAA from the coding sequence ATGGCCCAGCACGCACACGCCCACAAAGAACATTCCGGCGACGACCTGGTCGATGCCGCCCGCAGCGCATTGACCGATTCCGGTGAACAGTGGACCGGCATGCGGCAGTCTGTCTTCGAAGAACTTGCCCGGCATGAAAAGCCGGCCAGCGCTTATGACATTGCGGACAATCTTTCAGCTGCGCGCGGCAAGCGTGTGGCGCCTAACAGCGTCTACCGCATCCTCGACCTGTTCGTGCGGACCAATCTGGCGAACCGGATCGAGAGCGCGAACGCCTATCTGGTCAACACTCATCCGGGCTGCCGCCACGACTGTATTTTCCTGATCTGCGATGATTGCGGGAAGGCCATCCATGTGGACGATGACCGCGTCACCGGCGCGCTGCGCGAAGCGGGTAAAGACGCCGGATTTGTCGATGTGCGGCCGGTCGTCGAACTGCGCGGCCTGTGCGATGATTGCGCCGCCTGA